The Panthera tigris isolate Pti1 chromosome F3, P.tigris_Pti1_mat1.1, whole genome shotgun sequence genome includes a window with the following:
- the FMO2 gene encoding dimethylaniline monooxygenase [N-oxide-forming] 2 isoform X1: MAKKVAVIGAGVSGLVSLKCCVDEGLEPTCFERTEDIGGLWRFKENVEDGRASIYQSVISNTSKEMSCFSDFPMPEDFPNFLHNSKLLEYFRIFAREFDLLKYIQFQTTVLSVRKHPDFSSSGQWEVVTESNGKKQSAVFDAVMVCSGHHILPHIPLDSFPGIEKFKGQYFHSRQYKHPEGFEGKHILVIGLGNSASDIAVELSKKAAQVFISTRHGSWVMSRISEDGYPWDMVLHTRFISMFRNVLSRFKIIRKWMMEQQMNRWFNHANYGLQPQNKHLMKEPVVNDDLPSRILYGAIKVKSRVIELTETSAIFEDGTVEEDIDVIVFATGYTFSFPFLEESVVKVKDNTVSLYKYMFPPHLEKSTLACIGFIQPLGSIFPTVELQARWATRVFKGLCTLPSEKTMMADTSKRNEKRIDLFGKSQSQTLQTDYIDYLDELASEIGAKPDLLSLLLKDPKLAVKLYFGPCNSYQYRLTGPGQWKGARSAIVTQKKRILKPLKTRALTTSSTLLVSFLLKILGLLAISVAFFFQLQF, translated from the exons ATGGCAAAGAAGGTGGCAGTGATTGGAGCTGGAGTCAGCGGCCTGGTCTCACTGAAGTGCTGTGTGGATGAGGGACTGGAACCCACTTGCTTTGAGCGGACTGAAGATATTGGAGGGCTGTGGAGGTTCAAA gAGAATGTTGAAGATGGCCGAGCGAGTATCTATCAATCTGTCATCAGCAACACCAGCAAAGAAATGTCCTGTTTCAGTGACTTTCCGATGCCTGAAGACTTTCCAAACTTCCTGCACAATTCTAAGCTCCTGGAATATTTCAGGATTTTTGCCAGAGAGTTTGatcttctaaaatatattcagttCCAG ACAACCGTCCTCAGTGTGAGAAAACACCCAGATTTCTCATCCTCTGGCCAATGGGAGGTTGTTACTGAGAGCAACGGCAAGAAGCAAAGCGCTGTCTTTGACGCGGTTATGGTTTGCAGTGGCCATCACATCCTCCCTCACATCCCACTGGACTCCTTTCCAG GTATTGAGAAGTTCAAAGGCCAGTACTTCCATAGCCGCCAGTACAAGCACCCAGAGGGATTTGAGGGGAAACACATCCTGGTGATCGGACTAGGAAACTCGGCCTCAGATATTGCCGTTGAGCTGAGTAAGAAGGCTGCTCAG GTTTTTATCAGCACCAGACATGGTTCCTGGGTCATGAGCCGTATCTCCGAAGATGGCTATCCCTGGGACATGGTGTTGCACACCCGGTTTATTTCCATGTTCCGAAATGTCCTGTCACGATTCAAAATAATTCGAAAATGGATGATGGAACAGCAGATGAATCGGTGGTTCAACCATGCAAATTATGGCCTTCAGCCTCAAAACAA ACATCTCATGAAAGAACCTGTAGTAAATGATGATCTTCCAAGTCGTATACTCTATGGAGCCAtcaaggtgaaatcaagagtgatAGAGCTCACAGAAACTTCCGCCATCTTTGAAGATGGAACAGTGGAGGAGGATATTGATGTCATTGTCTTTGCAACGGGAtatactttctcttttcccttcctggaAGAGTCGGTTGTTAAAGTAAAGGATAATACGGTCTCACTGTATAAGTACATGTTCCCTCCTCACCTGGAGAAGTCAACTCTGGCATGCATTGGTTTCATCCAGCCCCTAGGCTCCATTTTCCCAACTGTTGAACTTCAAGCTCGTTGGGCAACCAGAGTTTTCAAAG GCTTGTGTACCTTGCCCTCAGAGAAGACTATGATGGCGGACACTAGCAAgaggaatgaaaaaagaatagatct GTTTGGAAAGAGTCAGAGTCAGACACTGCAGACCGATTACATCGACTACTTGGATGAGCTCGCTTCAGAGATAGGTGCGAAGCCAGACCTCCTGTCTCTCCTGCTAAAAGATCCCAAACTGGCCGTGAAGCTCTATTTCGGACCCTGCAACTCCTACCAGTACCGGCTCACTGGGCCTGGGCAGTGGAAGGGAGCCAGAAGTGCCATTGTCACTCAGAAAAAGAGGATACTGAAGCCTTTGAAGACACGGGCACTAACAACCTCATCTACTCTCCTAGTTTCCTTCCTGTTGAAAATCCTGGGGCTTCTTGCTATTTCTGTGgccttttttttccagcttcagtTCTAA
- the FMO2 gene encoding dimethylaniline monooxygenase [N-oxide-forming] 2 isoform X2 — MMEHENVEDGRASIYQSVISNTSKEMSCFSDFPMPEDFPNFLHNSKLLEYFRIFAREFDLLKYIQFQTTVLSVRKHPDFSSSGQWEVVTESNGKKQSAVFDAVMVCSGHHILPHIPLDSFPGIEKFKGQYFHSRQYKHPEGFEGKHILVIGLGNSASDIAVELSKKAAQVFISTRHGSWVMSRISEDGYPWDMVLHTRFISMFRNVLSRFKIIRKWMMEQQMNRWFNHANYGLQPQNKHLMKEPVVNDDLPSRILYGAIKVKSRVIELTETSAIFEDGTVEEDIDVIVFATGYTFSFPFLEESVVKVKDNTVSLYKYMFPPHLEKSTLACIGFIQPLGSIFPTVELQARWATRVFKGLCTLPSEKTMMADTSKRNEKRIDLFGKSQSQTLQTDYIDYLDELASEIGAKPDLLSLLLKDPKLAVKLYFGPCNSYQYRLTGPGQWKGARSAIVTQKKRILKPLKTRALTTSSTLLVSFLLKILGLLAISVAFFFQLQF; from the exons ATGATGGAACAT gAGAATGTTGAAGATGGCCGAGCGAGTATCTATCAATCTGTCATCAGCAACACCAGCAAAGAAATGTCCTGTTTCAGTGACTTTCCGATGCCTGAAGACTTTCCAAACTTCCTGCACAATTCTAAGCTCCTGGAATATTTCAGGATTTTTGCCAGAGAGTTTGatcttctaaaatatattcagttCCAG ACAACCGTCCTCAGTGTGAGAAAACACCCAGATTTCTCATCCTCTGGCCAATGGGAGGTTGTTACTGAGAGCAACGGCAAGAAGCAAAGCGCTGTCTTTGACGCGGTTATGGTTTGCAGTGGCCATCACATCCTCCCTCACATCCCACTGGACTCCTTTCCAG GTATTGAGAAGTTCAAAGGCCAGTACTTCCATAGCCGCCAGTACAAGCACCCAGAGGGATTTGAGGGGAAACACATCCTGGTGATCGGACTAGGAAACTCGGCCTCAGATATTGCCGTTGAGCTGAGTAAGAAGGCTGCTCAG GTTTTTATCAGCACCAGACATGGTTCCTGGGTCATGAGCCGTATCTCCGAAGATGGCTATCCCTGGGACATGGTGTTGCACACCCGGTTTATTTCCATGTTCCGAAATGTCCTGTCACGATTCAAAATAATTCGAAAATGGATGATGGAACAGCAGATGAATCGGTGGTTCAACCATGCAAATTATGGCCTTCAGCCTCAAAACAA ACATCTCATGAAAGAACCTGTAGTAAATGATGATCTTCCAAGTCGTATACTCTATGGAGCCAtcaaggtgaaatcaagagtgatAGAGCTCACAGAAACTTCCGCCATCTTTGAAGATGGAACAGTGGAGGAGGATATTGATGTCATTGTCTTTGCAACGGGAtatactttctcttttcccttcctggaAGAGTCGGTTGTTAAAGTAAAGGATAATACGGTCTCACTGTATAAGTACATGTTCCCTCCTCACCTGGAGAAGTCAACTCTGGCATGCATTGGTTTCATCCAGCCCCTAGGCTCCATTTTCCCAACTGTTGAACTTCAAGCTCGTTGGGCAACCAGAGTTTTCAAAG GCTTGTGTACCTTGCCCTCAGAGAAGACTATGATGGCGGACACTAGCAAgaggaatgaaaaaagaatagatct GTTTGGAAAGAGTCAGAGTCAGACACTGCAGACCGATTACATCGACTACTTGGATGAGCTCGCTTCAGAGATAGGTGCGAAGCCAGACCTCCTGTCTCTCCTGCTAAAAGATCCCAAACTGGCCGTGAAGCTCTATTTCGGACCCTGCAACTCCTACCAGTACCGGCTCACTGGGCCTGGGCAGTGGAAGGGAGCCAGAAGTGCCATTGTCACTCAGAAAAAGAGGATACTGAAGCCTTTGAAGACACGGGCACTAACAACCTCATCTACTCTCCTAGTTTCCTTCCTGTTGAAAATCCTGGGGCTTCTTGCTATTTCTGTGgccttttttttccagcttcagtTCTAA